Proteins from a genomic interval of Medicago truncatula cultivar Jemalong A17 chromosome 3, MtrunA17r5.0-ANR, whole genome shotgun sequence:
- the LOC25490155 gene encoding receptor protein-tyrosine kinase CEPR1, translating into MNHHQPFFFFGLIVIISMTNMSHVISTNQSEFFSLMKESLSGNYPFDWGVSKVDKPICDFTGITCDNKGDIISLDFSGWSSLSGNFPSNICSYLPNLRVLNLGNTKFKFPTNSIINCSHLELLNMNKMHLSGTLPDFSSLKYLRVLDLSYNSFTGDFPMSVFNLTNLEILNFNENSKLNLWELPKSFVRLRSLKSMILSTCMLHGQIPPSISNITTLIDLELSGNFLTGQIPKELGLLKNLQQLELYYNYFLVGSIPEELGNLTELVDLDMSVNKLTGTIPSSVCKLPKLQVLQFYNNSLTGEIPKSIENSKTLRILSLYDNFLSGHVPAKLGQSSGMVVLDLSENKLSGPLPEHVCQGGKLLYFLVLDNFFSGVIPESYSNCMFLLRFRVSNNRLEGSVPKGLLSLSHVSIIDLSSNNLTGPIPEINGNSRNLSELFLQRNKISGQITPTISSAYNLVKIDFSYNFLSGPIPSEIGNLRKLNLLMLQANKLNSSIPDSFSSLESLNLLDLSSNLLTGNIPESLSVLLPNSINFSHNLLSGPIPPKLIKGGLVESFAGNPGLCVMMPVNANSSDQRNFPLCSHGYKSKKMNTIWVAGVSVILIFVGAALFLKKRCGKNVSAVEHEYTLSSSFFSYDVKSFHMISFDQREIVESLVDKNIMGHGGSGTVYKIELKTGDVVAVKRLWSRSSKDSSPEDALFVDKALKAEVETLGSIRHKNIVKLYCCFSSLDCSLLVYEYMPNGTLYDSLHKGWIHLDWPTRYRIALGIAQGVAYLHHDLVFPIIHRDIKSTNILLDEDYHPKVADFGIAKVLQARGAKDSTTTVIAGTYGYLAPEYAYSPRATTKCDVYSFGVILLELLTGRKPIESEFGENRNIVFWVANKVEGKEGARPSEVFDPKLSCSFKDDMVKVLRIAIRCSYKAPASRPTMKEVVQLLIEAEPRKSDSCKLSTKDVSTNVTLVKKSFEL; encoded by the exons atgaaccATCATCAACCATTCTTCTTCTTTGGACTAATAGTTATTATTTCCATGACCAACATGTCACATGTTATCAGCACAAACCAATCTGAGTTTTTTTCTCTAATGAAAGAGTCTCTCTCAGGAAACTACCCTTTTGATTGGGGTGTAAGCAAAGTGGATAAACCAATCTGCGACTTCACCGGAATCACCTGTGACAACAAAGGAGACATCATAAGTCTTGATTTTTCAGGTTGGTCATCACTTTCCGGAAACTTCCCGTCAAATATTTGCTCTTACCTTCCAAATTTACGTGTCCTAAACCTCGGTAATACAAAATTCAAGTTCCCAACAAACAGCATAATCAACTGTTCTCACTTAGAACTACTCAACATGAACAAGATGCACCTGTCAGGAACACTTCCTGATTTCTCGTCTTTAAAATATCTCAGAGTCCTCGACTTATCATACAACTCCTTCACCGGCGATTTTCCCATGTCTGTTTTCAACCTCACCAATCTTGAAATTCTCAACTTCAACGAAAACAGTAAACTCAATCTTTGGGAATTACCAAAAAGCTTTGTAAGATTGAGAAGTCTTAAATCCATGATTTTATCAACATGCATGTTGCATGGTCAAATTCCACCATCCATATCAAATATAACAACACTCATTGATCTTGAATTAAGTGGAAATTTCCTCACAGGTCAAATTCCAAAAGAACTTGGATTGTTGAAAAACTTGCAACAGCTTGAACTTTACTATAACTACTTCCTTGTTGGCAGCATCCCTGAAGAGCTTGGAAATTTAACAGAACTTGTCGATTTAGATATGTCGGTAAACAAGTTAACTGGAACAATCCCTTCTTCTGTTTGTAAACTTCCAAAGCTTCAGGTTCTCCAATTCTACAATAACAGTCTCACAGGTGAAAttccaaaatcaattgaaaaCTCAAAAACACTTAGAATATTGTCACTTTACGACAATTTCTTAAGTGGACACGTTCCTGCGAAACTAGGACAATCCTCCGGAATGGTTGTTCTTGATTTGTCCGAAAACAAGTTGTCTGGCCCTTTGCCAGAACATGTCTGTCAAGGAGGTAAACTgttatattttcttgttttggaTAACTTTTTCTCTGGTGTTATACCAGAAAGTTATTCAAATTGCATGTTTCTGTTAAGGTTTCGTGTCAGTAATAACCGTTTGGAAGGTTCTGTTCCAAAAGGACTCTTGAGTTTATCACATGTTTCAATCATTGATTTGAGCAGCAACAATCTGACCGGTCCGATTCCCGAGATCAACGGAAATTCTAGAAACTTGTCTGAGCTTTTCCTTCAGAGGAACAAGATTTCAGGACAaataacaccaacaatctcTAGTGCTTATAACCTTGTCAAAATTGATTTCAGTTATAACTTTCTTTCTGGTCCAATTCCTTCTGAGATTGGTAACCTTAGAAAGCTTAACTTGCTTATGCTACAAGCAAACAAGCTGAACTCTTCTATTCCTGATTCATTCTCTTCCTTGGAATCACTCAACCTTCTAGATCTTTCCAGTAATCTCTTAACCGGAAACATCCCTGAAAGCCTCTCTGTGTTGTTGCCTAATTCTATAAACTTTTCACACAATCTTCTTTCTGGTCCTATTCCTCCTAAATTGATTAAAGGAGGGTTAGTTGAAAGCTTTGCAGGGAATCCTGGTTTATGTGTGATGATGCCGGTTAATGCTAATTCATCTGATCAAAGAAACTTTCCATTATGTTCACATGGTTACAAGAGTAAGAAGATGAACACTATATGGGTGGCCGGTGTATctgtgattttgatttttgtaggTGCTGCTTTGTTCTTGAAAAAAAGGTGTGGCAAAAATGTGTCTGCGGTTGAACACGAATACACACTCTCTTCATCATTTTTCTCTTATGATGTTAAGAGTTTTCACATGATTAGTTTTGATCAAAGAGAGATTGTTGAGTCTTTGGTTGATAAGAATATAATGGGACATGGAGGGTCAGGGACAGTGTACAAAATCGAGCTGAAAACCGGAGATGTTGTGGCGGTTAAGAGGCTTTGGAGTCGAAGTTCGAAGGATTCTTCGCCAGAAGATGCATTATTTGTGGACAAGGCATTGAAAGCTGAGGTGGAAACACTTGGAAGCATAAGACACAAGAACATTGTTAAGTTGTATTGTTGCTTCTCAAGTTTGGATTGTAGCTTGTTGGTTTATGAGTATATGCCAAATGGTACTTTGTATGATTCTCTTCACAAGGGTTGGATTCATTTGGATTGGCCTACAAGGTATAGGATTGCACTTGGAATTGCTCAGGGTGTTGCATACCTTCACCATGATTTGGTTTTTCCTATTATCCATAGAGATATTAAGTCAACAAATATTCTCTTGGATGAAGATTACCATCCTAAGGTTGCAGATTTTGGGATTGCTAAGGTTTTGCAGGCAAGAGGAGCAAAGGATTCCACAACCACGGTCATTGCTGGAACTTATGGTTACCTAGCCCCAG AATATGCATATTCACCAAGAGCAACCACAAAGTGTGATGTGTACAGTTTTGGTGTGATTTTGTTGGAATTATTAACTGGGAGGAAGCCAATTGAGTCAGAATTTGGAGAAAACAGAAACATTGTATTTTGGGTTGCAAACAAAGTTGAAGGCAAAGAAGGAGCTAGACCAAGTGAGGTTTTTGATCCAAAGTTATCATGTTCATTCAAAGATGATATGGTTAAAGTATTAAGGATTGCCATTAGATGCAGCTACAAAGCACCAGCTAGTAGACCAACCATGAAAGAAGTTGTTCAGCTTCTGATTGAGGCAGAGCCAAGAAAATCTGATTCTTGCAAGTTGTCAACCAAAGACGTATCGACAAATGTCACCTTAGTAAAGAAATCATttgaattataa